In the genome of uncultured Paludibaculum sp., the window TGGTGCTGGACATCTACGATCCGGATCGTTTGACCGGGGTTACGCGGCAGGGCAAGAAGTCGTCGTGGGATGAGTTCAACGCCTGGTGGAAGCAGCAGGCCGCCGGGCTGGGTGACGGATCCGGACTGCGGATTCTGTCGGAGCGCACGGCGTCTCCGGCGATCGACGCGCAGAAGGCTGAGATTCTCAAGAAGTATCCGAAAGCGCAGTGGGTGGAGTACAACTCGGTCAGCACCGATGAAGCCCGCCTGGGTGCGCAGATGGCGTTCGGGCAGCCTCTGGAAGCCCAGTACGCCTACGACAAGGCCGATGTGGTCTTCGCGCTGGACTGCGATTTCCTCGGGTTGGATTCACCTACCACCCTGCCGACGAAGCAGTTCTCCGCGCGCCGCAAGGTAAACGACCCCAAGGCCGAGATCAACCGCCTGTATGTGGCGGAGTCGAACTTCAGCATCACGGGCGCAATGGCCGATCACCGGCTTCGCCTGAAGTCCTCCGATGCCGGTGCGTTCGCGCTGGCTCTGGCCAAGGAGTTGAACGTCAGCGGCACCGAGTTGAAGGTGCTGGGCGGGTCTGGTACAAGCAAGACGCAGAAGTTCGTTGCGGCTCTGGCCAAAGACCTGGCGTCGAAGAAGGGCAAATCGATCGTCGTGGCCGGTCCGCGGCAGCCGGCGGCGGTTCACGCACTGGTCGCGCTGATCAATCAGGCACTGGGCAATACGGGCCAGACCGTCGTCTACATGAAGCCCGCGTCCAGCGCAGCCCCTTCGCTCGACGCGGTGAAACAGTTGACCGCCGACATCAATGCCGGACAGGTCAAAGCTCTGTTTGTGCTGGGCGGCAATCCGGTCTACACGCTGCCGGCCGATCTGTCCTTCTCGGACGCGATCAAGAAGGTGCCGGCGACCGTGGCGCTGACCGCCGATGAAAATGAAACCTGGGCCTCCACGCAGTGGCAACTGCCCGAAGCCCATCCTTTCGAATCGTGGGGCGACGCCCGCGCTCTGGACGGAACGGTCAGCATCCAGCAGCCTCTGATCGAGCCGCTGTATGGCGGCAAGAGCGTGCTGGAACTCGCGGCCACGATTGCCGGAACCGAAGGCAAGGCCTACGATCTGGTGAAGAAGTCGTGGACCTCGCAGTGGGCTGCGGACGCCGACAAGAAGTGGAATCTGGCTCTGCACGACGGCGTGATTGAAGGCACGAAGCAGGCTCCGGTGGATGCGAAGGCGGACGCAGGCAAAGTGCTGGCTGCCGCGCAGGCGGCCATCAAACCCGCGTCGAGCGGGCTTGAGGTTGTGTTCTACCCCTCGGCCGGACCCTACGATGGCCGTTTCGCCAACAACGCCTGGCTGCAGGAAGCGCCCGACCCCATGACTAAGGTCGTGTGGGACAACGCGGGCCTGCTCAGCGGCAAGACCGCCCAACAACTGGGCGTTGAGAACGGCGACGTGCTGACGCTCTCGGCCAACGGCAAAGAGATCAAGATGCCGGCGATGATCATGCCGGGGCACGCCGACGATTCCATCTCCGTGGCGCTGGGCTACGGCCGGTCGTCCTGCGGACGGGTGGGTCAGAACGTCGGACATCGCGCGGAGGGCCTGCGAACGCTGGCTGGTTTCCACATGGCGGCGGTCCAGGCTCGCAAGAGTGGCGAGACCTATCAACTGGTGACGACGCAGGAACACCACACGCTGGAAGAGCCCATCACGCACCTGATGCGCACGGACATCGTGAAGGAACTGCCGGTGGAAGAGTACGCCAAGGAGCCCGGCGTGCTGCACGAAGAGCACGGCGAGCCGGTGCAGGACATGTTTGCCGGCTGGGACTACTCGAAGGGCTACCAGTGGGGCATGTCCATCGACCTGAATGCCTGCACGGGCTGCAACGCCTGCCTGGTGGCTTGCGTGGCGGAGAACAACATCCCGGTGGTGGGTAAGGATCAGGTGAATCGCGGCCGCGAAATGCACTGGATCCGCATGGACCGCTACTTCACGGGCAATATGGACGATGCCCAGGCGGTGATGCAGCCAATGGCCTGCCAGCAGTGCGAAAAGGCTCCTTGCGAGTCCGTCTGCCCGGTGGCGGCCACGGTCCACAGTCCGGAAGGCATCAACGAGATGGCCTACAACCGGTGTGTCGGCACCCGCTACTGCTCGAACAACTGCCCGTACAAAGTGCGCCGGTTCAACTTCCTGAACTGGAATAAGGACATTCCCGAAGCGCGCAAGATGGTGTTCAATCCGAATGTCACCGTCCGCATGCGCGGCATCATGGAGAAGTGCAACTACTGCGTGCAGCGCATTGAAGGCGCGCGCATCCAGGCACAGAGCGAGAACCGCCGTCCCATCAAGGACGGAGAGATTGTGACCGCCTGCCAGCAGGTGTGTCCGGCCGATGCAATCGTATTCGGCAACATCAACGATCCCGAGAGTGGCGTGGCCAAAGCCAAGAAGCAGCCGCGCAACTACATCGTGATCGAAGAATTGAACACGAAGCCGCGCACCACCTACCTGGCGAAGATGCGCAATCCCAATCCGGAGCTGGCATAACTCATGGCCGACCTCGCACTCGACCCGAGAATGGAATTGAATCCGCCGCTGATCACCAGCGGCGCCACCTACGCGGAAGTCAATGAGCAGATCAGCGTCATTACCGAGACCGCGCCGCCCAAGCAGTGGTACTGGGTGTTCTTCGGCGTGGCGTTGCCGCTGCTGGCCCTGTTGGGCGTCTGCCTGACTTACCTCGTCACCACAGGCATCGGCGTGTGGGGCAACAACGTGCCCGTCGGCTGGGGCTGGGACATCACCAACTTCGTGTGGTGGATCGGTATCGGCCACGCCGGTACGCTGATTTCGGCCATTCTGTTCCTGTTCCGCCAGAAGTGGCGGACCTCCATCAACCGCGCGGCGGAAGCCATGACGCTGTTTGCCGTGGCCTGCGCCGGCATCTATCCTCTGTTCCACACGGGCCGTCCGTGGCGCGCGGCCTACTGGCTGCTGCCGGCGCCGAACGAGCTGCTGCACATGTGGCAGAACTTCCGCAGCCCGCTGATGTGGGACGTGTTCGCCGTTTCGACCTACGCCACCGTGTCGGCGCTGTTCTGGTTCGTCGGCCTGATTCCCGATCTGGCCACGCTGCGCGACCGGGCGCAAAACCCGGTGCGCAAGACGATCTTTGGAATTCTCAGCCTGGGCTGGCGCGGCTCCGCCACGCAGTGGCGCCACTACGAGCTGGCCTACCTGATCCTGGCCGGCCTCTCGACGCCGCTGGTGCTCTCCGTGCACTCCATCGTGTCGTTCGACTTCGCGACCTCGGTGCTGCCCGGCTGGCACACCACGATCTTCCCGCCCTACTTCGTCGCCGGCGCCGTGTTCTCTGGCTTCGCGATGGTGATCACTCTGATGACCATGGCCCGCTACATCTACGGCCTGCAGAATCTCATCACCATCAAGCACCTCGAGAATATGTGCAAGGTGATCCTGGCCACCGGCACGATC includes:
- a CDS encoding TAT-variant-translocated molybdopterin oxidoreductase; the protein is MNDFIQINPTSLTGKKYWRSLDQLADTPQFREWAEREFQDGASEMLSGSSRRTLLKLMAAGLGLAGLTACRRPVEHILPMSKGIEGYVHGKPVHYATVANVDGAAVGLVVKSFDGRPIKVEGNPRHPNSLGATSAHTQAMVLDIYDPDRLTGVTRQGKKSSWDEFNAWWKQQAAGLGDGSGLRILSERTASPAIDAQKAEILKKYPKAQWVEYNSVSTDEARLGAQMAFGQPLEAQYAYDKADVVFALDCDFLGLDSPTTLPTKQFSARRKVNDPKAEINRLYVAESNFSITGAMADHRLRLKSSDAGAFALALAKELNVSGTELKVLGGSGTSKTQKFVAALAKDLASKKGKSIVVAGPRQPAAVHALVALINQALGNTGQTVVYMKPASSAAPSLDAVKQLTADINAGQVKALFVLGGNPVYTLPADLSFSDAIKKVPATVALTADENETWASTQWQLPEAHPFESWGDARALDGTVSIQQPLIEPLYGGKSVLELAATIAGTEGKAYDLVKKSWTSQWAADADKKWNLALHDGVIEGTKQAPVDAKADAGKVLAAAQAAIKPASSGLEVVFYPSAGPYDGRFANNAWLQEAPDPMTKVVWDNAGLLSGKTAQQLGVENGDVLTLSANGKEIKMPAMIMPGHADDSISVALGYGRSSCGRVGQNVGHRAEGLRTLAGFHMAAVQARKSGETYQLVTTQEHHTLEEPITHLMRTDIVKELPVEEYAKEPGVLHEEHGEPVQDMFAGWDYSKGYQWGMSIDLNACTGCNACLVACVAENNIPVVGKDQVNRGREMHWIRMDRYFTGNMDDAQAVMQPMACQQCEKAPCESVCPVAATVHSPEGINEMAYNRCVGTRYCSNNCPYKVRRFNFLNWNKDIPEARKMVFNPNVTVRMRGIMEKCNYCVQRIEGARIQAQSENRRPIKDGEIVTACQQVCPADAIVFGNINDPESGVAKAKKQPRNYIVIEELNTKPRTTYLAKMRNPNPELA
- the nrfD gene encoding NrfD/PsrC family molybdoenzyme membrane anchor subunit; protein product: MADLALDPRMELNPPLITSGATYAEVNEQISVITETAPPKQWYWVFFGVALPLLALLGVCLTYLVTTGIGVWGNNVPVGWGWDITNFVWWIGIGHAGTLISAILFLFRQKWRTSINRAAEAMTLFAVACAGIYPLFHTGRPWRAAYWLLPAPNELLHMWQNFRSPLMWDVFAVSTYATVSALFWFVGLIPDLATLRDRAQNPVRKTIFGILSLGWRGSATQWRHYELAYLILAGLSTPLVLSVHSIVSFDFATSVLPGWHTTIFPPYFVAGAVFSGFAMVITLMTMARYIYGLQNLITIKHLENMCKVILATGTIVGFAYATEFFIAWYSGNQYERFIFRNRAFGPYGWAYWTMISCNVIAPQFFWFKKLRTSIPVMFVLSIFINIGMWFERFVIIATSLHRDFLPSSWGYFRPTWVDIGTFAGTFGLFLTLFLLFLRFLPAIAISEVKGVLHHQINTQPATAGKGGAH